A part of Oryctolagus cuniculus chromosome 15, mOryCun1.1, whole genome shotgun sequence genomic DNA contains:
- the LOC100346306 gene encoding stearoyl-CoA desaturase: MKDDIYDPSYQDEEGPRPKLEFVWRNIILMALLHVGALYGITLVPTCKFRTWLWVYFYRLVSGLGITAGAHRLWSHRSYKARLPLRFFLIIANTMAFQNDVFEWARDHRAHHKFSETDADPHNSRRGFFFSHVGWLLVRKHPAVKQKGALLDLSDLKAEKLVMFQRRYYKPAVLLMCFILPTLVPWYFWGETFRNSLYVATFLRYAVVLNATWLVNSAAHLYGYRPYDKNIDPRENVLASLAALGEGFHNYHHSFPHDYSASEYRWHINFTTFFIDCMAALGLAYDRKKISKAAILARIKRTGDGSYKSG; this comes from the exons ATGAAAGATGACATCTACGACCCCAGCTACCAGGACGAGGAGGGCCCCAGGCCCAAGCTGGAGTTCGTCTGGAGGAACATCATCCTCATGGCTCTGCTGCACGTGGGAGCCCTGTACGGGATCACCCTGGTTCCCACCTGCAAGTTCCGCACCTGGCTCTGGG TGTATTTCTACAGATTGGTCAGCGGCCTGGGCATCACAGCAGGAGCACATCGCCTGTGGAGCCACCGGTCTTACAAAGCTCGGCTGCCCCTGCGCTTCTTCCTCATCATTGCCAACACCATGGCCTTCCAG aACGATGTGTTTGAATGGGCCCGAGACCACCGTGCCCACCACAAGTTCTCAGAAACCGACGCGGATCCTCACAATTCCCGCCGTGGCTTTTTCTTCTCGCACGTGGGCTGGCTGCTTGTGCGCAAACACCCTGCGGTCAAGCAGAAGGGCGCTCTGCTGGACTTGTCAGACCTCAAAGCCGAGAAACTGGTGATGTTCCAGAGGCG GTACTACAAACCCGccgtcctgctgatgtgcttcATCCTGCCCACACTCGTGCCCTGGTATTTCTGGGGTGAAACTTTTCGAAACAGCTTGTATGTGGCCACCTTCCTGCGTTATGCTGTAGTGCTCAATGCCACCTGGTTGgtgaacagtgctgcccactTGTATGGATATCGCCCATATGACAAGAACATTGACCCCCGAGAGAATGTACTGGCTTCTCTTGCAGCCCTGG GTGAGGGCTTCCACAACTACCACCACTCCTTTCCCCACGACTACTCAGCCAGTGAGTATCGCTGGCACATCAACTTCACCACATTCTTCATCGACTGCatggctgccctgggcctggcttATGACCGGAAGAAAATATCCAAGGCTGCCATCTTGGCCAGGATTAAAAGGACTGGAGACGGAAGCTACAAGAGTGGctga